From Vibrio tritonius, the proteins below share one genomic window:
- a CDS encoding RDD family protein codes for MTSENASQQNAQYQRNKIEGYYVEDKMLVYAGFWIRLGASIIDTVLMLLVALPFADSAYSYFNWANGMQMQASSSIGISWIFPFIATMIFWVYRSATPGKMILKLKIVNATTGEPIGIGRSVIRYIGYYISAFPLCLGFLWIAFSSRKQGWHDLIAGTVVVKAVKPFYKDRHF; via the coding sequence ATGACAAGTGAAAACGCTAGCCAACAGAATGCTCAGTATCAACGTAACAAAATAGAAGGATATTACGTGGAAGACAAAATGCTGGTTTACGCAGGTTTTTGGATTCGTTTAGGCGCATCAATTATTGATACTGTGTTGATGTTGCTGGTGGCTCTTCCGTTTGCCGATTCTGCCTATAGCTATTTCAATTGGGCAAATGGCATGCAGATGCAAGCAAGTTCAAGTATTGGTATTAGTTGGATTTTCCCATTTATCGCCACCATGATTTTCTGGGTGTATCGCTCAGCAACTCCAGGCAAAATGATCTTGAAGTTGAAGATTGTGAACGCCACGACAGGTGAGCCGATTGGTATTGGTCGCTCAGTTATTCGTTATATTGGTTATTACATTAGCGCTTTTCCATTGTGTCTTGGCTTTCTCTGGATAGCTTTCAGTAGCCGAAAACAAGGCTGGCATGATCTTATCGCCGGCACGGTTGTGGTCAAGGCGGTGAAACCTTTTTACAAGGACAGGCACTTTTAA
- a CDS encoding GNAT family N-acetyltransferase — protein sequence MFTLDIDQELRLALIQPSFAKIYYDIVAQQRTYLSQWLAWPEHADGEGFFLSFIQTSLQNYAAGKSLTCSVIFSGQIVGTVSFNSIDHNLKKVEIGYWLREDYQGRGIMTRVVRKLIEVAFEEYQMEKVEIAAAEGNKASRSLCERLGFTLEGIITRAENLNGRIVDHAIYGLAKER from the coding sequence ATGTTTACACTCGACATCGACCAAGAATTACGTTTGGCTCTGATTCAGCCCTCATTTGCTAAAATCTATTATGACATCGTCGCCCAGCAGCGAACTTATCTTAGTCAATGGCTTGCATGGCCAGAACACGCTGATGGCGAAGGCTTTTTCCTCAGCTTTATCCAAACGTCACTGCAAAACTATGCGGCAGGCAAATCGTTAACCTGTTCGGTGATTTTCTCAGGGCAGATTGTTGGCACAGTCTCTTTTAACTCCATCGATCATAATTTAAAGAAAGTCGAAATCGGCTATTGGTTACGTGAAGACTATCAAGGCCGTGGCATCATGACTCGAGTCGTCCGTAAGTTAATTGAAGTGGCTTTTGAAGAGTATCAGATGGAAAAAGTGGAGATTGCGGCCGCAGAAGGGAACAAGGCCAGCCGCAGTTTGTGTGAACGGTTAGGGTTTACGTTAGAAGGTATCATTACCCGTGCTGAAAATCTCAATGGTCGCATTGTTGACCATGCGATTTATGGTTTGGCTAAAGAAAGATAG